Proteins from a genomic interval of Medicago truncatula cultivar Jemalong A17 chromosome 3, MtrunA17r5.0-ANR, whole genome shotgun sequence:
- the LOC25489857 gene encoding DNA polymerase delta catalytic subunit, translated as MNKSNSRKRPAAPPSQPPPSKHAASQEEEFMDEDVFLDENLISEDEESAILRDIEQRQALASRLAKWNRPPLSQEYLSQSCSVLFQQLEIDYVIGESRKEFTPKISGPAAIIRIFGVTKEGHSVCGKVHGFQPYFYINCPPGMRLEDLSSFQKVLEARMREANRNSNVQGNYVRDVVFVQKKSIMYYQQTDLHPFIKITVALPTMVASCRGILDRGIQIDGLGMKSFMTYESNVLFALRFMIDCNIVGGNWIEIPAGKYKKTTKSLSYCQLEFDCLYSDLISHAPEGEYSRMAPFRILSFDIECAGRKGHFPEPTHDPVIQIANLVTLQGEDQPLIRNVMTLNSCSPIVGVDVMSFDTEGEVLLAWRDFIREVDPDIIIGYNICKFDLPYLIERAATLKIAEFPILGRIRNSRVRVKDTTFSSRQYGIRESKEVTVEGRVQFDLLQVMQRDYKLSSYSLNSVSAHFLSEQKEDVHHSIISDLQNGNAETRRRLAVYCLKDAYLPQRLLDKLMFVYNYVEMARVTGVPISFLLSRGQSIKVLSQLLRKAKQKNLVIPNAKQAGSEQGTFEGATVLEARAGFYEKPIATLDFASLYPSIMMAYNLCYCTLVTPENARMLNIPLESMNKTPSGETFVKSNLQKGILPEILEELLAARKRAKADLKEAKDPLEKAVLDGRQLALKISANSVYGFTGASIGQLPCLEISSSVTSYGRQMIEHTKKLVEEKFTRLNGYDNNAEVIYGDTDSVMVQFGVSTVKDAMDLGKEAAEHISGTFTKPIKLEFEKVYCPYLLISKKRYAGLFWTKEDSHDKMDTKGIETVRRDNCLLVKNLVNDCLHKILIEKNIPAAVQHVKNAISDLLMNRMDLSLLVITKGLTKTGDDYEVKTAHVELAERMRKRDAATAPNVGDRVPYVIIKAAKGAKAYERSEDPIYVLENNIPIDPQYYLENQISKPILRIFEPILKNASKELLHGSHTRSISISTPSNSGIMKFAKKQYTCIGCKALLSTGISTLCIHCKGREAELYCKTVAQVSDLEVLFGRLWTQCQECQGSLHQDVLCTSRDCPIFYRRKKAQKDMAEARLQLDRWSF; from the exons ATGAACAAATCCAACTCACGCAAGCGTCCGGCGGCGCCTCCGTCACAACCACCACCGTCAAAGCATGCAGCGTCCCAGGAAGAAGAGTTCATGGACGAAGACGTCTTCCTCGACGAAAACCTAATTTCCGAAGACGAAGAATCCGCAATTCTCCGTGACATAGAACAACGCCAAGCCCTAGCTTCTCGTCTTGCTAAGTGGAATCGTCCTCCTCTCTCTCAGGAGTATCTCTCTCAATCTTGTAGCGTTC tttttcagcAGTTGgagattgattatgtgattggAGAGAGTCGCAAAGAGTTTACACCAAAAATATCTGGACCTGCTGCTATAATTCGAATATTCGGGGTAACGAAGGAAG GACACAGTGTTTGCGGCAAGGTTCACGGGTTTCAACCATATTTCTACATCAACTGCCCACCTGGAATGAGACTAGAAGATCTCTCCAGTTTTCAGAAAGTACTCGAG GCAAGGATGAGAGAAGCCAATAGAAACAGCAACGTACAAGGAAACTACGTTCGTGATGTTGTCTTTGTGCAGAAAAAGAGCATTATGTACTATCAGCAAACAGATTTACATCCCTTTATCAAAATTACGGTTGCACTCCCAACAATGGTTGCTAGCTGCCGTG GTATTCTTGATAGAGGTATTCAGATTGATGGTCTTGGCATGAAAAGTTTCATGACTTATGAAAGCAATGTACTTTTTGCTCTTCGTTTCATGATTGATTGCAACATAGTTGGTGGAAATTGGATTGAAATTCCTGCTGGCAAATATAAAAAGACAACGAAAAGCTTGTCTTACTGCCAGTTAGAGTTTGATTGCTT GTATTCCGATTTGATTAGTCATGCTCCAGAAGGGGAATATTCAAGGATGGCTCCGTTTCGCATTTTGAGTTTTGACATTGAATGTGCCGGTCGCAAAGGTCACTTCCCTGAACCTACCCATGATCCCGTGATTCAG ATTGCTAATCTGGTAACTCTACAAGGAGAGGACCAGCCATTAATTCGTAACGTGATGACCCTTAACTCATGTTCCCCTATTGTTGGTGTTGATGTGATGTCATTTGATACAGAAGGAGAAGTCCTGCTAGCTTGGagg GATTTCATCCGTGAAGTGGACCCTGATATTATTATTGGATATAACATTTGCAAATTCGACTTGCCGTATCTTATTGAG AGAGCTGCGACCCTAAAGATAGCAGAATTTCCAATTCTGGGCCGTATCAGGAACAGTAGAGTTCGTGTAAAAGATACAACTTTTTCATCAAG GCAGTATGGGATCAGGGAAAGCAAAGAAGTTACCGTAGAAGGGCGAGTCCAATTTGATCTGCTCCAG GTTATGCAAAGAGACTACAAGTTAAGTTCGTATTCATTGAATTCTGTGTCGGCACATTTCCTTTCCGAGCAG AAGGAGGATGTTCATCATTCAATTATATCTGATCTTCAGAATGGAAATGCAGAAACTAGAAGGCGCCTTGCTGTGTATTGCTTGAAG GATGCATACCTCCCCCAACGACTTTTGGATAAGTTGATGTTCGTTTACAATTATGTGGAAATGGCTCGTGTAACAGGTGTCCCAATTTCCTTTCTACTTTCCAGGGGCCAGAGCATCAAG GTGCTTTCTCAACTTCTTAGGAAGGCAAAACAAAAGAATCTGGTCATTCCTAATGCCAAGCAGGCAGGCTCAGAACAAGGAACATTTGAAGGTGCCACT GTATTAGAGGCAAGGGCTGGATTTTATGAAAAGCCAATTGCTACTTTGGATTTTGCTTCCTTGTATCCGTCTATTATGATGGCATATAATTTATGTTATTGCACACTG GTGACCCCTGAAAATGCTCGCATGCTCAACATCCCCCTGGAGTCAATGAACAAAACGCCATCTGGTGAAACATTTGTTAAATCAAATTTACAGAAA GGCATACTTCCTGAAATACTTGAAGAGCTATTAGCAGCCCGTAAAAGGGCAAAAGCAGACTTAAAG GAGGCAAAGGATCCCCTTGAGAAGGCTGTTCTAGATGGCAGGCAGTTGGCTCTGAAG ATTAGTGCAAATTCTGTATATGGGTTTACAGGGGCTTCTATTGGTCAGTTACCTTGCCTAGAGATATCATCAAGTGTAACGAGCTATG GTCGACAAATGATTGAGCACACTAAAAAGCTTGTGGAAGAAAAGTTTACAAGACTTAATGGATATGACAACAATGCTGAG GTAATATACGGAGACACAGATTCAGTCATGGTACAATTTGGTGTTTCTACTGTAAAAGATGCTATGGATTTGGGGAAAGAAGCTGCTGAACATATTAGCGGAACTTTCACAAAA CCTATCAAACTAGAATTTGAGAAGGTTTACTGTCCATATCTCCTGATTAGCAAGAAGAGATATGCTGGTTTGTTTTGGACAAAAGAGGATAGTCATGACAAAATGGACACTAAAG gtATTGAAACAGTTCGAAGAGACAATTGCTTGTTGGTTAAAAACTTGGTAAATGACTGCCTTCACAAAATACTGATTGAGAAGAACATTCCTGCGGCAGTTCAGCATGTCAAGAATGCAATTTCAGATCTTCTCATGAACCGTATGGATTTATCACTTCTGGTTATTACGAAG GGTTTGACAAAGACAGGAGATGACTATGAAGTAAAGACAGCTCATGTTGAACTCGCTGAAAGGATGCGCAAG CGAGATGCTGCTACTGCTCCAAATGTTGGAGACAGAGTACCTTATGTTATTATTAAAGCTGCCAAAGGTGCCAAG GCCTATGAGAGATCAGAGGATCCTATCTATGTGCTAGAGAACAACATACCCATAGATCCTCAGTACTATCTTGAGAATCAAATTAGCAAG CCAATTCTAAGAATTTTTGAGCCAATTCTAAAGAATGCTAGCAAGGAACTTCTCCATGGAAGCCACACAAGATCTATTTCTATTTCTACTCCGTCAAACAGCGGTATAATGAAATTTGCCAAGAAGCAGTATACTTGCATTGGTTGCAAAGCTTTACTTag TACTGGAATTAGCACTCTCTGCATACATTGCAAAGGAAGGGAAGCTGAACTGTACTGTAAAACTGTTGCTCAAG TGTCGGATCTAGAGGTACTTTTTGGGAGGTTGTGGACACAGTGTCAGGAGTGCCAAGGTTCACTTCATCAGGATGTTCTCTGCACAAG TCGAGATTGTCCAATTTTTTATCGACGCAAAAAGGCACAGAAAGATATGGCTGAAGCAAGGTTGCAATTGGATAGATGGAGCTTTTGA